The Streptomyces sp. NBC_01463 DNA window AGCCGGTCAGGACGCCTGCTGCGCCGGCTTCGGCTCACCCGGGTTGACGACGACGACTCCCTCGCCTTCCAGCTTGAGCTGGACCGCCTCTCCGGAGCCGCCCTTCAGCATGGAGCCGATTCCCTGCGAACGGTGCAGCGACGTGCTCAGCCGCGGGGTCCACGCGACGACCGCATCGGTGTCCACGAACACTGGTGCGTGCGGGGAGACCGGCAGTACCAGGGGGATGCCCGCACTGCTCAGCGCCAGTCGGCCGCTACCGGTGAAGGCGCAGTTGAAGAGGCCGCCACCCGCCATCCCGGCGCCCTTCACCGTGGTGATGTCGTAGCTCAGCGAGGCGTCGAAGCACAGTACGTTCTTGCCGTTGACCGTCAGGCCGTTGTTCTCGTCCACGTCGATGAGGAAGCAGTGGGCCGCGTCCGAGGCGAACCACGCCTCGCCCTCGCCGGTCACCCTCATGAGAGCCAGGCCTTCCCCCGTGACGGCGCGCTTGAGGAAGTTGCCCACGCCCTGGCCCTTCCGCTCGAACTCCAGGGAGCCGCGCCAGGCGACCATCGTGCCCTGGCGTGCGTATGCATCGCCCTTGACCGCGTACCGCACCGCCATCGGGTTCTGTTGCGTGAGACCGAGGGTCTCGGCCGGCTGGATGATGTTCTCGGGATCGAAGAGATTTCGTTGCATGAGCCTCGGGTGCCCCCACCGCAACCACGCAGTCACGGACGGGCGAACTCCGCTTAGGGCTCGCAGAGAACCAAGGTGTTGCACACCGTCGACGAGGTCGTCTGCCTGGGGCCTGATCGGCTCCTGCCCGATCCTGGTCCCGATCAGCCCTCGCCCGGGGTGGGAAGGCCCGTCGAGACCATCCCGCCACCGGGGACCACGAGGCGTTGGCCGTGCGCCAGAGATCCGCACCCCATGCAGTCACCGGCATCACGGGTGTGGGCTCCCGTGCCGCATGTCGCCCCCCCCCGCCGTCAGGAAGCGGCACGCTTCACGTGGTGGACCAGCCACGACAACAGGGCGTCCAGGTCCGCGGCGGCCGACAGCACCCGGTCGACC harbors:
- a CDS encoding AIM24 family protein; the protein is MQRNLFDPENIIQPAETLGLTQQNPMAVRYAVKGDAYARQGTMVAWRGSLEFERKGQGVGNFLKRAVTGEGLALMRVTGEGEAWFASDAAHCFLIDVDENNGLTVNGKNVLCFDASLSYDITTVKGAGMAGGGLFNCAFTGSGRLALSSAGIPLVLPVSPHAPVFVDTDAVVAWTPRLSTSLHRSQGIGSMLKGGSGEAVQLKLEGEGVVVVNPGEPKPAQQAS